One Watersipora subatra chromosome 4, tzWatSuba1.1, whole genome shotgun sequence genomic window carries:
- the LOC137393740 gene encoding mothers against decapentaplegic homolog 4-like: MSIVPSSSDACLTIVHTLMCHRQGGESETFAKRAIESLVKKLKDKRDELDSLITAISSSGAHPSKCVTIQRTLDGRLQVAGRKGFPHVIYARIWRWPDLHKNELKHVKFCSYAFDMKKDNVCVNPYHYERVVTQGLDLSGISIGSSSRLGIIKSEDAYGPNCPSGEEGFGSSTDGFPPSGGILSPDNLVDSSANNAMHTPASGSLLTTGYPMPSGSSLPGFDQMPSTSGAWPSHQSDAHSADANLRQPQVTSYWSNQQPQQDSHKQLPISNTPAPEHWCTIAYYELDQQVGEAFKAVSSSEKVVIDGYTDPSSVNRFCLGQLSNVHRTDVSDKARLHIGRGVQLELKGEGDVFLHCLCRHSVFVQSYYLDREAGRQPGDAVHKIYPSASIKVFDLRQCYTQMQQQAATAKAAVQAHAAAVAGNMPGPASVGGIAGGIGLASAAGIGVDDLRRLCILRLSFVKGWGPDYPRANIKQTPCWIEVHLHRPLQLLDEVLQSMPVGEMRHPRRYLP, encoded by the exons GCGGGCCATCGAGAGTTTAGTTAAAAAACTTAAAGACAAACGTGATGAACTGGACAGCTTAATTACGGCAATCTCCTCAAGTGGTGCGCATCCATCAAAGTGTGTGACAATACAAAGAACTCTTGATGGAAGGCTGCAG GTGGCAGGCAGAAAAGGTTTCCCACATGTGATTTATGCTCGGATTTGGCGATGGCCTGACTTACATAAGAATGAGTTGAAGCACGTCAAGTTCTGCAGTTATGCATTCGACATGAAGAAGGATAATGTATGTGTGAACCCATACCACTATGAGCGAGTGGTCACACAAGGCCTTGACCTTAGTGGCATTTCTATCGGGTCTAGTTCTAG GTTGGGTATCATCAAGTCAGAGGATGCGTATGGTCCTAATTGCCCAAGTGGAGAGGAAGGTTTCGGGTCTTCGACGGACGGGTTTCCTCCATCCGGAGGTATATTATCACCGGATAATCTGGTAGATTCGTCAGCTAACAATGCCATGCATACTCCCGCTTCAG GTTCATTGCTCACTACGGGCTACCCTATGCCTTCAGGCTCCTCCCTACCAGGATTTGATCAAATGCCATCGACGTCTGGCGCTTGGCCTTCTCATCAATCTG ATGCACACTCAGCAGATGCCAACCTGAGACAGCCACAGGTTACAAGCTACTGGTCCAATCAGCAGCCCCAGCAGGACAGTCATAAACAGCTACCGATATCCAACACACCTGCCCCTGAACACTGGTGCACTATTGCTTACTACGAACTTGACCAACag GTAGGAGAGGCGTTCAAGGCTGTCTCGAGTTCAGAAAAGGTAGTCATAGATGGATACACAGATCCTTCTAGCGTCAACAGATTCTGCCTCGGGCAGTTATCAAATGTGCACCGGACGGATGTTTCTGACAAGGCACGACTGCATATTG GTAGAGGTGTACAGCTAGAATTAAAAGGTGAAGGAGATGTCTTCCTCCACTGTCTCTGTCGCCACAGTGTCTTTGTTCAGAGCTATTATCTGGACAGGGAGGCTGGCAGGCAGCCAGGAGACGCTGTTCATAAGATATATCCAAGCGCAAGCATAAAG GTATTTGACCTGCGGCAATGTTACACCCAGATGCAACAGCAAGCAGCAACCGCCAAGGCAGCTGTTCAAGCTCACGCTGCCGCTGTTGCTGGTAATATGCCAG GCCCAGCTTCCGTCGGTGGCATTGCTGGTGGAATCGGTCTTGCATCTGCTGCTGGGATCGGAGTCGATGACCTCAGGAGGTTATGTATTCTTAGACTAAGTTTTGTTAAAGGATGGGGTCCTGACTATCCTCGAGCTAACATAAAGCAGACACCATGCTGGATTGAAGTGCACTTACATAGACCTTTGCAGCTGTTGGATGAG GTTCTTCAGTCAATGCCAGTTGGGGAGATGCGACATCCCCGTCGCTATCTTCCCtga
- the LOC137393741 gene encoding mitogen-activated protein kinase 1-like: MATTGAVPGCNTEIVRGQVFEVGPRYNNLAYIGEGAYGIVVSAIDNEVTADQANKVAIKKISPFEHQTYCQRTLREIKILAHFRHENIIDIRDIIRASTVDEMKDIYIVQTLMETDLYKLLRTQQVGNDHICYFLYQILRGLKYIHSANVLHRDLKPSNLLLNTTCDLKICDFGLARVADPDHDHTGFLTEYVATRWYRAPEIMLNSKGYTKSIDVWSVGCILAEMLSNKPIFPGKHYLDQLNHILGVLGSPTADDLNCIINEKARGYLQSLPYKPKLEWGTLYSKYAGSKVLDLLDKMLTFNPHKRITVEQALAHPYVEQYYDPADEPVALEPFTFETEVDDLPKENLKELIFMETQKIKDRQQ; this comes from the exons ATGGCTACTACTGGTGCCGTGCCTGGTTGTAACACCGAAATCGTTCGAGGGCAAGTCTTCGAAGTCGGACCTCGTTACAACAATCTAGCATACATAGGAGAAGGTGCATATGGCATTGTCGT TTCGGCAATTGACAATGAAGTCACCGCTGATCAGGCAAACAAAGTTGCCATTAAAAAGATATCTCCATTTGAGCATCAGACATACTGTCAAAGAACTTTGAGGGAAATTAAGATCTTGGCACATTTTAGACATGAAAAC atTATTGACATTCGTGATATCATAAGGGCTTCAACAGTGGATGAAATGAAAGATAT ATATATTGTGCAGACTCTCATGGAAACTGATCTGTACAAACTGCTTAGGACTCAGCAGGTTGGCAACGATCACATCTGTTACTTCCTCTACCAGATTCTCCGTGGACTCAAGTACATTCACTCAGCTAATGTTCTTCACCGTGACCTCAAACCTAGCAACCTCCTCTTGAACACCACCTGTGATCTAAAA ATTTGTGACTTTGGCTTGGCTCGAGTTGCTGACCCTGACCATGACCACACAGGCTTCTTGACAGAGTACGTGGCCACGAGGTGGTATCGCGCTCCCGAGATTATGTTGAATTCGAAGGGATACACAAAGTCAATAGATGTGTGGAGTGTTGGCTGCATTTTAGCGGAGATGCTTAGCAACAAACCTATCTTTCCTGGCAAGCATT ACCTCGACCAATTGAATCACATTTTAGGAGTGCTTGGCTCTCCCACCGCAGATGACCTCAACTGCATCATCAATGAGAAG GCTCGTGGATATTTGCAGTCACTCCCATATAAACCTAAGCTAGAATGGGGAACTCTCTACTCTAAATATGCTGGCTCTAAAG TGCTCGATCTCCTAGACAAGATGCTTACATTCAATCCCCACAAGCGTATTACTGTGGAGCAAGCACTTGCTCACCCATACGTTGAGCAGTACTATGACCCTGCAGATGAG CCGGTTGCTCTTGAGCCATTTACATTCGAGACAGAAGTGGACGACTTGCCGAAGGAAAACTTGAAGGAGTTGATATTCATGGAGACGCAGAAGATCAAGGATCGGCAGCAGTAG
- the LOC137395212 gene encoding 4-trimethylaminobutyraldehyde dehydrogenase-like produces MLLRKVLRTHQRGNRYISSNNTLLPLSYVNGKKLDQITSTQSNLRPLINPATGQHIGEFYDSSKDCVSAAVEGAVKALDVWRALTGFERGKLLKKAADLIRGDHVAITEMEVEDTGKPIWEARMDILGCADSMEFFGGVATTVKGDHMMLSNGNFGYTVREPLGVVAAIGAWNYPFQMACWKSAPALACGNTLVFKPAQDTPRTAVRLAEILTEAGLPNGAFNVIQGAAETGSLLTSHPDVNKVSFTGSVETGSKVMSSCAAGIKHVTLELGGKSPIIIFDDADLDCAVTGAMLGNWLAQGQVCSNGTRVYVQRSLMKSFLEKLITRTKAMKIGNPMEEDTRVGAAISSAHAERVLGYIELARSEGAKVEYGGARFVPADPLLKNGNFLSPCILTECTDTMRVVREEIFGSVMCVMPFDSEEEVLERANDTKFGLAAGVFTSNLFRAHRVISKLQAGSCYINNYNVNPVEIPFGGYKQSGIGRECGELCLQYYTQSKSVYVEMGDISADAPF; encoded by the exons ATGCTGCTAAGAAAGGTACTTCGTACCCATCAAAGGGGGAACAGATATATATCCTCCAACAACACCCTTTTACCATTATCTTATGTCAATGGCAAAAAGCTTGATCAGATTACTTCTACTCAGTCAAACCTGCGTCCGCTCATTAACCCTGCCACTG GCCAACATATCGGAGAGTTCTATGATAGCTCCAAAGACTGTGTCTCTGCTGCTGTTGAAGGAGCGGTTAAAGCCTTAGATGTCTGGAGAGCCTTAACAGGTTTTGAACGaggaaaacttttaaaaaaggcTGCAGATTTAATTCGA GGAGACCACGTAGCAATCACTGAGATGGAAGTGGAGGACACTGGGAAACCAATATGGGAGGCCCGTATGGACATCCTTGGCTGTGCTGATAGCATGGAGTTCTTTGGAGGTGTAGCAACTACTGTAAAGG GTGACCACATGATGCTAAGCAATGGAAACTTTGGCTACACAGTACGAGAGCCCTTAGGAGTTGTGGCAGCTATTGGCGCTTGGAATTACCCATTTCAGATGGCATGCTGGAAATCAGCACCAGCTCTTGCCTGTGGCAACACGCTAGTGTTTAAACCTGCCCAAGACACACCGAGAACAGCTGTGCGTTTGGCTGAGATATTGACAGAGGCAGGATTGCCTAATGGCGCATTCAACGTGATTCAG GGTGCTGCCGAGACGGGTTCACTACTCACAAGTCATCCAGATGTGAACAAGGTTTCATTTACTGGAAGTGTTGAAACAGGTTCAAAGGTCATGTCTTCATGCGCTGCTGGCATAAAACATGTCACCCTCGAGCTTGGTGGAAAATCCccaataataatatttgatgATGCAGACCTGGATTGTGCTGTTACAGGAGCCATGCTTG GTAACTGGCTAGCGCAAGGTCAGGTTTGCTCCAATGGAACTAGAGTCTATGTTCAACGGAGTCTCATGAAGTCATTTTTAGAGAAGCTCATCACTAGAACTAAGGCTATGAAAATAG GGAATCCTATGGAAGAAGACACCAGGGTAGGCGCTGCAATCTCTTCTGCTCACGCCGAAAGAGTTCTGGGCTATATTGAGCTAGCACGGAGTGAG GGTGCCAAGGTAGAATACGGTGGTGCGAGATTTGTGCCAGCCGATCCTTTGCTCAAGAATGGAAACTTTCTCTCACCCTGCATTCTCACAGAGTGTACCGATACGATGAGAGTTGTTAGAGAAGAGATATTTGGCTCTGTGATGTGTGTCATGCCATTTGATAGTGAGGAGGAGGTGCTTGAAAGAGCAAATGATACCAAGTTTGGCCTCGCTGCAGGAGTGTTCACGAG taaccTGTTCCGAGCTCATCGAGTTATCTCTAAGCTGCAGGCTGGCTCCTGTTATATTAACAACTACAATGTCAACCCTGTAGAGATTCCATTTGGTGGATACAAGCAATCAGGCATTGGCAGAGAATGTGGGGAGTTGTGTCTACAGTATTACACCCAAAGCAAATCGGTTTATGTGGAAATGGGTGATATATCTGCCGATGCACCATTCTGA